In Terriglobales bacterium, the following proteins share a genomic window:
- a CDS encoding PilZ domain-containing protein — protein MGLSSLIFSHDDRTVRILKLLLSEFDIQSEHVTDFAQAQKRLWSRKYDAFFSECAEPEGASLLKSVRKSKHNQRSIVFALSDTAVKVSVAFDLGAHFVLQRPIAVEKVKRTLKAAHGLMMREQRSQFRHPAFAEVILKLDTGTVRQATLRDLTQGGAMIESTARLKRGQNVQVKFTLPDTTTSVEAKCSVTWYHPTGRTGLRFDLMTDSMKTALLEWVVARSIVPDEPPAPPPPPPAPAPEAAPVPDNDNPTDLEVEVVEPVEDNRLRATLRGQLLAPVKVLAFANSRPITVSGKCCNLSEYGLAADLDDDIESDRNVLLSVGLPETSDSIVVHAELRYNEGRRYGFEFVALSDTAREVLRSCVLDLPVE, from the coding sequence ATGGGTCTTTCTTCCCTTATCTTCAGCCATGATGACCGCACTGTTCGGATTCTGAAGCTGTTATTGTCCGAGTTCGACATTCAATCCGAACATGTAACGGATTTCGCGCAGGCCCAGAAGCGGCTGTGGAGCCGCAAGTACGACGCGTTCTTCAGCGAGTGTGCAGAACCAGAAGGGGCATCTCTCCTGAAATCGGTTCGGAAATCGAAGCACAACCAGCGTTCCATCGTGTTTGCGCTCAGCGACACCGCCGTCAAAGTGAGTGTCGCTTTCGATCTTGGCGCCCACTTCGTGCTGCAACGACCGATTGCCGTCGAAAAGGTAAAGCGCACGCTCAAGGCGGCGCATGGCCTCATGATGCGCGAGCAGCGCTCGCAGTTCCGTCACCCCGCTTTCGCTGAGGTGATCCTCAAGCTCGATACTGGCACGGTGCGGCAGGCCACCCTGCGCGACCTGACCCAGGGTGGAGCCATGATCGAATCCACGGCGCGGCTCAAACGCGGACAAAACGTCCAGGTCAAGTTCACACTGCCCGATACAACCACCTCCGTGGAAGCAAAGTGTTCAGTAACCTGGTATCACCCGACCGGCCGCACCGGACTTCGTTTCGACTTGATGACGGATTCCATGAAGACCGCGTTGCTTGAGTGGGTCGTCGCGCGTTCGATCGTGCCTGATGAACCGCCTGCGCCACCGCCGCCACCACCTGCTCCGGCTCCAGAAGCAGCACCGGTTCCAGACAACGATAACCCCACGGATCTCGAGGTAGAAGTCGTCGAACCGGTGGAAGACAACCGTTTACGCGCTACGCTACGCGGTCAGCTTCTCGCGCCTGTAAAGGTTCTGGCGTTCGCGAATTCGCGTCCCATCACCGTCAGCGGAAAGTGCTGCAACCTGAGTGAATACGGTCTTGCCGCCGACCTCGACGACGATATTGAAAGTGATCGTAACGTGCTGTTGTCGGTGGGGCTGCCGGAAACGTCGGACAGCATCGTGGTTCATGCCGAATTGCGCTACAACGAGGGCCGTCGTTACGGCTTCGAGTTCGTCGCACTCTCGGACACCGCACGCGAGGTTCTGCGCTCCTGCGTTCTCGATCTGCCTGTCGAATAA
- a CDS encoding rhomboid family intramembrane serine protease, whose amino-acid sequence MPQCSQCGRELTSTTTESICESCRQRDFAVHAEQSAEQEPQQRFVITNILLGINIGVFALMVLRGVPVWTPNADQVVHWGANFGPLTLGTQPWRLLTNVFLHLGIVHLITNMWALLVLGRLAEALYRRKSFLFVYLASGIAGSLASTFWNPIGVSAGASGALFGLAGALIATLIAGKLPLPKKAVRPVLLTLLFWAALDLAYGFWKTGVDNAAHVGGLIAGAALGYALGHHLGPGPKEHLARQKVYSAMVLVLALFGFITLQHNGYVVGAERARVLMTANKNDEAIAVLRPVIEKAPKEIFPRMLMADLLIRKSQFEGAESELKSALQVGPKNGQVWAKLAEVQMKQQRWEDAAASFKRAAELTKDNGYFWYNSGVAYRQSDRHEDAVKMFQTAVSKNPYLVDAWFAMGISLLNLKKNPEGIQALQKAVQLRPNDAEIHLWLGNALLASGKEQEAQGEFLRAFQIRAAQQRAIQQQQQMMRQRQQGASPGRKQ is encoded by the coding sequence TTGCCCCAATGTTCACAGTGTGGCCGTGAACTGACTTCCACCACAACGGAGTCGATTTGCGAAAGCTGCCGGCAGCGGGATTTTGCCGTTCACGCGGAACAATCGGCTGAGCAGGAACCACAACAACGGTTCGTAATCACCAACATACTACTGGGGATCAATATCGGGGTCTTCGCCCTGATGGTGCTGCGAGGTGTGCCTGTATGGACGCCCAATGCCGACCAGGTGGTCCACTGGGGCGCGAATTTCGGCCCACTGACGCTAGGCACCCAGCCGTGGCGTCTGCTGACGAACGTATTTCTGCATCTCGGCATCGTTCACCTGATCACAAATATGTGGGCGTTGCTGGTGCTGGGCCGGTTGGCGGAAGCACTTTACCGGCGCAAGAGTTTCCTGTTCGTCTACCTGGCGTCGGGAATTGCGGGTAGCCTCGCTTCGACATTCTGGAATCCGATTGGCGTAAGCGCCGGAGCCTCGGGAGCGCTCTTCGGATTGGCGGGAGCGTTGATTGCAACGCTGATCGCCGGAAAGTTGCCACTGCCGAAGAAGGCGGTGCGTCCGGTACTGCTGACCTTGCTGTTCTGGGCGGCCCTCGATCTGGCGTACGGATTCTGGAAAACCGGTGTCGATAACGCGGCGCATGTCGGCGGCCTCATTGCGGGTGCGGCACTGGGTTATGCGCTGGGACATCACCTCGGTCCGGGGCCGAAGGAACATCTGGCACGGCAGAAGGTCTATTCGGCAATGGTGCTGGTGCTGGCTCTATTTGGCTTCATCACGCTGCAGCACAACGGGTATGTTGTCGGTGCTGAAAGAGCGCGCGTCTTGATGACGGCAAACAAAAATGATGAAGCTATCGCCGTGTTGAGACCTGTGATCGAGAAGGCGCCGAAAGAGATTTTTCCGCGGATGTTGATGGCGGACCTGCTGATACGCAAGTCGCAGTTCGAAGGCGCTGAATCGGAGTTGAAATCTGCGCTTCAGGTTGGGCCGAAGAACGGCCAGGTTTGGGCGAAGCTGGCGGAAGTCCAAATGAAGCAGCAACGATGGGAAGACGCAGCGGCTTCCTTCAAGCGAGCAGCCGAACTGACCAAGGACAACGGTTATTTCTGGTACAACAGCGGAGTCGCGTATCGGCAGAGTGACCGTCACGAAGACGCTGTGAAGATGTTCCAAACGGCGGTCTCGAAAAACCCGTACCTCGTGGACGCGTGGTTTGCGATGGGCATCTCACTGCTGAACCTGAAGAAGAATCCTGAAGGAATACAGGCCTTGCAAAAGGCGGTGCAGTTACGTCCCAATGACGCTGAAATCCATCTGTGGCTGGGAAATGCATTACTGGCGTCGGGAAAAGAGCAGGAGGCGCAAGGAGAATTCTTGCGGGCCTTCCAAATCCGCGCAGCGCAGCAACGGGCCATTCAACAGCAGCAGCAAATGATGAGGCAGCGGCAGCAGGGCGCCAGTCCTGGCCGGAAGCAGTAG
- a CDS encoding universal stress protein, whose product MPTNDPAAPSVITSIVIATDFSPASDAAVAYSLGIARRNHAKVLLLHVVSDTFFTDETEQRAIDDAWREGHRRMTEHFISGRLDGIEAKLLVEKGSIVSVLERLVEERKADLLAVGTRGRSRIGKLFLGSTAESIFRNARCPVLTVGPRMSLEVSRPEGPARILFCTGFSKHSLQAGELAVRFAEVQRAEIILLHVGPEEEASNQEYMQSAMAKLQSVVPAGVKLDTPPKTMVQFGTASEKIVAAATELQVQLIVLGVRQPEAFVRRLLWATAYDVVSNAPCPVLTVRSSHAED is encoded by the coding sequence ATGCCAACCAACGATCCTGCTGCTCCTTCGGTCATAACAAGCATCGTCATCGCCACTGATTTTTCACCCGCATCCGATGCCGCGGTCGCGTACTCGCTCGGAATCGCGCGACGCAATCACGCGAAGGTACTTCTGCTGCATGTGGTCAGCGACACGTTCTTTACTGATGAGACAGAACAAAGAGCGATCGATGACGCATGGCGTGAAGGGCACCGGCGGATGACCGAGCATTTCATCTCGGGACGGCTGGATGGGATTGAGGCGAAGCTACTCGTTGAAAAAGGAAGTATCGTTTCGGTGCTGGAGCGATTGGTAGAGGAGCGCAAGGCGGATCTGCTGGCTGTCGGCACGCGCGGCCGAAGCCGTATTGGCAAGCTGTTCCTGGGTTCGACCGCGGAATCAATCTTTCGCAATGCGCGGTGTCCGGTGCTGACGGTGGGACCGCGTATGTCGCTGGAGGTGTCTCGTCCCGAAGGTCCGGCGCGGATCCTGTTTTGCACAGGGTTCAGCAAACATTCGCTCCAGGCCGGTGAGTTGGCCGTTCGTTTCGCTGAAGTCCAAAGGGCGGAGATCATTCTGCTGCACGTTGGTCCGGAAGAAGAGGCCAGCAACCAGGAGTACATGCAGAGCGCGATGGCAAAGCTTCAGTCAGTCGTTCCTGCGGGCGTAAAACTGGATACGCCGCCGAAGACGATGGTTCAGTTCGGAACAGCGTCGGAGAAGATCGTGGCTGCAGCTACAGAGTTGCAGGTGCAACTGATCGTGCTGGGAGTGCGGCAACCGGAGGCATTCGTTCGGCGCCTGCTATGGGCCACTGCGTACGATGTCGTTAGTAATGCGCCCTGTCCGGTCCTGACGGTTCGCAGTAGTCATGCGGAAGACTAG
- a CDS encoding NAD(P)/FAD-dependent oxidoreductase, whose product MASRIPEVVIIGGGFGGLNAAVKLAKLPVNITVIDRKNHHTFQPLLYQVATAGLSPGEIAAPIRGILKNCKRLRVLLGEVVGFDLEAKQVHIRDGAPVTYDYLVVATGATHSYFAHPEWAELAPGLKSIEDATEIRRRVLLAFELAERKAAMTGHAEPVHFVIVGGGPTGVELAGTLAEIARNTIASDFDWINPRDTRILLIEGNNRILPHYPEDLSASAEKQLRHLGVEVMAGAVVSDIQPGHVNVGDKIFPSTVTLWAAGVAASPLGKALGVPLDKPGRVIVNQDLSVPEHPEVFVIGDLANFTPEGEKFPLPGLAPVAMQQGRHVARNIGRDLDNKPRENFRYHDKGTMATIGRGAAVADLGRLHFSGFIAWLMWLFVHLMYLVGFRNRLLVLIEWGWAYFTYQRSARLITGSTRLPGWAEQQKKAAADLPSVEEQHQQETAAD is encoded by the coding sequence ATGGCAAGCAGGATTCCTGAGGTCGTCATCATCGGAGGCGGTTTTGGCGGATTGAACGCGGCTGTAAAGCTCGCGAAACTTCCTGTCAACATCACTGTCATCGACCGCAAGAACCACCATACCTTTCAGCCACTTCTGTACCAGGTCGCAACGGCCGGACTGTCTCCCGGCGAGATTGCTGCTCCCATCCGTGGAATTCTGAAAAATTGCAAGCGCCTTCGCGTTCTTCTGGGCGAAGTCGTCGGTTTTGATCTCGAGGCGAAACAGGTGCACATCCGCGATGGCGCGCCTGTCACGTACGACTACCTCGTCGTCGCCACCGGCGCAACGCACTCTTACTTCGCACATCCGGAGTGGGCGGAACTCGCGCCCGGCCTGAAAAGCATTGAAGATGCCACCGAAATCCGTCGTCGCGTGCTGCTCGCCTTTGAACTCGCGGAACGCAAGGCGGCCATGACCGGACACGCCGAGCCTGTACACTTCGTCATCGTTGGTGGCGGACCCACTGGTGTTGAACTCGCCGGAACACTTGCTGAGATTGCGCGTAACACCATCGCGTCCGACTTCGACTGGATCAATCCTCGCGACACTCGCATCCTTCTCATCGAAGGCAACAACCGCATCCTGCCGCATTACCCAGAAGACCTGTCGGCCAGTGCCGAGAAACAATTGCGACATCTCGGCGTCGAAGTTATGGCCGGAGCCGTTGTCAGCGACATCCAACCGGGTCACGTAAATGTCGGCGACAAGATTTTTCCTTCGACTGTCACGCTGTGGGCCGCGGGCGTGGCCGCGTCTCCATTGGGAAAAGCTCTCGGCGTACCGCTCGATAAACCAGGCCGCGTCATCGTCAATCAGGACCTTAGCGTCCCCGAACATCCGGAAGTATTCGTGATTGGTGATCTCGCGAACTTCACGCCCGAAGGCGAGAAATTCCCCTTGCCGGGACTCGCTCCGGTTGCCATGCAGCAGGGCCGACATGTGGCGCGCAATATCGGCCGCGATCTCGACAACAAGCCGCGCGAGAATTTCCGCTACCACGACAAGGGCACTATGGCGACCATCGGGCGCGGTGCCGCCGTGGCCGATCTCGGCCGCCTGCATTTCTCCGGCTTTATCGCCTGGCTGATGTGGCTGTTCGTCCACCTCATGTATTTGGTGGGATTCCGGAATCGATTACTGGTGCTGATCGAATGGGGATGGGCTTACTTCACCTATCAACGTTCAGCCCGACTGATAACTGGCTCCACACGGCTGCCGGGATGGGCAGAGCAGCAGAAAAAAGCAGCAGCAGATTTACCCAGTGTGGAAGAGCAGCATCAGCAGGAGACGGCCGCAGACTAG
- a CDS encoding DUF4118 domain-containing protein — translation MKAYRSLRSNLTTLIGIVICAWGAVMLCLFFRVQHTKAMLPMLPIAFLVLVILVAMRCGISAGVLGSIVSALIFAVFLYQPLGSVEVADKAARSTLGWMVLGGLTLSYLLGQKSGTQHHG, via the coding sequence ATGAAAGCCTATCGTTCTCTGCGGTCGAACCTGACTACGCTGATCGGCATTGTGATCTGTGCCTGGGGCGCAGTGATGCTTTGCCTCTTCTTCCGTGTTCAACACACGAAGGCGATGTTGCCGATGCTGCCGATAGCATTCCTCGTCCTGGTGATCCTGGTGGCGATGCGATGTGGAATTTCGGCGGGCGTACTGGGATCGATTGTCTCGGCGCTGATCTTCGCTGTCTTTTTATATCAACCATTGGGAAGCGTGGAGGTCGCCGACAAAGCTGCCCGGTCCACCCTCGGGTGGATGGTACTTGGCGGATTAACGCTGTCGTACTTGCTGGGACAAAAGTCCGGGACGCAGCACCACGGCTAG
- a CDS encoding TonB-dependent receptor, with protein MFSTVQKQIATRTGGFLLLACFLILSTSGLFAQTAGFGSISGVVQDSTGAVVGAAKVVVENSSKGIRREMETTDAGVFNAGNLVPADGYTIKISKQGFADYVAKDVTLQVGQNINLMPTLKIGSAGTEISVTGEAPVVDTAKSSVSTVVGSRQILELPINGRRVDAFVALTPGVSNDGNFGLLSFRGNPGGNTFLTDGIDTTNAYYGENAGRTRTYNISQDAVQEFQVVSANYAAEFGKAAGGVVNTVTRSGSNSFHGSAYEFYRNRTLHATDYTTKTSSTGLYPNGINPPEWRHQAGLSVGGPIVKDKLFFFFNGELFRRNAPLVSSNIGAGSGNNVFDGAGNVKTAQRCVPGGTVTLPSGVSVPGPTQAQCDAATSYATSRVVPQLVPRTMDNNMLFAKVDWHPTDKDSISFSGNYLDFRSPNGIQTQLSLTNGNGIGNNADTNVFDRTGRASWTRIVTPNSINEFRFGIFKDRQYDPASASLLPTFGSAGPSPAALTVNGVSNLGYATNYPRLNPSELRVQFADNYSWTVNKHTLKFGVDISHLTDYVDALYGQFPSYTYNSLTHLALDINGGTTVGNQAYSAYSQTTGNRVIDFGMWETSFYAQDDWRITPKLTLSPGIRVEHTGIPQPETCNPRFPKTCRIPENSNTNFAPRLGFAYALDEKTALRGGYGLFNNRYITSTIQNLFVTNGAYQYSYSYSGTSINPTTLACLPSFPTANPETWQPSGSCARNLSPGILWAGDDYRPSYSQQANIALEHELVKNVSISMSYVWSRSLHLPVSYDTNVLAPTTSRTYQILSNSSTSSAVASTYTIPVYTSFNPVYTFNGSQYTGRVSELESSANSYYNAMLTNVKFRRWNWFQGDVSYTWGHTIDWGVGFAPTFGSTTPSSFYNRDYRADKASSTLDRRHNLVFNYVFAPKFMSGDSAVAKYLVNGWQLSGVTLFASSQPQVPTISGSTPGLLTTFSINGLGGSSRVPFVSADSLNIGPVYRTDARITKTFPITERVNVMMGFEAFNVFNTLITSGRDTAMYAVSRPTTGPNAGLYVLAPRPSFGAISTTQITPDGTTARRAQALIRINF; from the coding sequence ATGTTCTCTACAGTTCAGAAACAAATTGCGACGCGAACAGGCGGTTTTCTCCTGCTTGCCTGTTTTCTAATTCTCAGTACATCGGGATTGTTTGCACAGACCGCTGGTTTTGGCAGCATCTCGGGCGTGGTACAAGATTCCACCGGCGCTGTGGTAGGCGCCGCGAAAGTGGTAGTTGAAAATTCATCCAAAGGTATCCGCCGCGAGATGGAAACGACGGATGCAGGCGTGTTCAACGCGGGTAACCTGGTTCCCGCGGACGGATACACCATCAAGATCAGCAAGCAGGGATTCGCGGATTACGTTGCGAAGGACGTGACCCTGCAAGTCGGACAGAACATAAACCTGATGCCGACGTTGAAGATTGGCAGCGCGGGAACCGAGATATCGGTTACCGGCGAAGCTCCAGTGGTTGATACGGCGAAATCGAGCGTATCGACGGTTGTGGGCAGCCGCCAAATTCTCGAGCTTCCCATTAACGGCCGCCGCGTTGACGCATTTGTGGCATTGACGCCCGGTGTTTCAAACGACGGCAACTTCGGTCTGCTCTCATTCCGCGGAAACCCCGGCGGAAATACATTCCTTACCGACGGTATCGACACGACGAACGCGTACTACGGCGAGAACGCCGGCCGTACGCGCACCTATAACATTTCGCAGGACGCGGTACAGGAATTCCAGGTAGTCAGCGCGAACTATGCGGCGGAATTCGGCAAGGCCGCGGGTGGCGTAGTGAATACCGTGACCCGCTCGGGAAGCAATAGCTTCCATGGCAGTGCGTACGAGTTCTACCGCAACCGCACGCTGCACGCGACGGACTACACGACCAAGACCAGTTCGACCGGTCTGTATCCAAACGGAATTAACCCTCCGGAATGGCGTCACCAGGCCGGCCTGAGCGTCGGCGGCCCCATCGTGAAGGACAAGCTGTTCTTCTTCTTCAACGGCGAATTGTTCCGCCGCAATGCTCCGCTGGTTTCTTCGAACATCGGTGCAGGCTCCGGGAACAACGTTTTTGACGGCGCAGGAAATGTCAAGACTGCACAGCGGTGCGTCCCAGGTGGAACGGTGACGTTGCCGAGTGGCGTGTCAGTGCCAGGTCCCACTCAGGCGCAGTGTGATGCGGCGACGTCTTACGCCACGAGCCGCGTGGTTCCGCAGTTGGTTCCGCGCACCATGGACAACAACATGTTGTTCGCCAAGGTTGACTGGCACCCGACAGACAAGGATTCCATCAGCTTCAGTGGCAATTACCTGGACTTCCGTTCCCCGAACGGCATTCAGACCCAGCTTTCACTGACGAACGGAAACGGAATCGGCAACAACGCCGACACGAACGTCTTCGATCGCACCGGGCGCGCGAGTTGGACTCGCATTGTGACTCCGAACTCAATCAATGAATTCCGGTTCGGAATTTTCAAGGATCGGCAGTATGACCCGGCATCGGCGAGCCTGTTGCCGACGTTCGGTTCTGCGGGACCCTCGCCGGCTGCATTGACGGTGAACGGTGTTTCGAACCTGGGCTACGCAACGAACTATCCGCGCCTGAACCCCAGCGAACTCCGGGTGCAGTTTGCGGACAACTACTCGTGGACGGTCAACAAGCACACGCTTAAGTTTGGTGTTGATATCTCGCACCTGACGGATTACGTTGACGCGCTCTATGGGCAGTTTCCTTCGTACACTTACAACTCATTGACCCACCTGGCGCTGGACATCAACGGCGGAACGACGGTCGGTAACCAGGCATACTCGGCATACTCGCAGACGACCGGAAACCGGGTGATTGACTTCGGGATGTGGGAAACGTCGTTCTATGCCCAGGATGACTGGCGCATTACTCCGAAGTTGACGTTGAGCCCTGGTATCCGCGTTGAGCACACGGGTATTCCGCAACCGGAAACCTGCAATCCGAGGTTCCCGAAGACTTGCAGAATTCCCGAGAACAGCAACACGAACTTCGCACCGCGTTTAGGCTTTGCCTACGCGCTGGATGAGAAGACGGCACTCCGCGGCGGTTACGGCTTGTTCAACAACCGGTACATCACGTCCACAATCCAGAACCTGTTCGTGACGAACGGCGCGTACCAGTACTCGTACTCGTACTCCGGTACGAGCATCAATCCGACGACACTGGCGTGCTTGCCATCGTTCCCGACAGCAAACCCGGAGACTTGGCAACCGAGTGGAAGCTGCGCCCGGAACCTGAGCCCCGGAATTTTGTGGGCTGGTGACGACTACCGTCCATCGTATTCGCAGCAGGCAAACATCGCGTTGGAGCACGAACTTGTAAAGAACGTCAGCATTTCGATGTCTTACGTTTGGAGCCGTTCGCTGCACCTTCCGGTCAGCTACGACACCAACGTGCTGGCGCCGACGACGAGCAGGACTTATCAGATCCTGAGCAACAGCAGCACCTCCAGCGCAGTTGCAAGTACCTACACGATCCCTGTCTACACCTCATTCAACCCGGTTTATACCTTTAACGGCTCGCAGTACACCGGCCGCGTGAGCGAGTTGGAGTCCTCTGCCAACAGCTACTACAACGCCATGCTGACGAACGTGAAGTTCCGTCGCTGGAACTGGTTCCAGGGTGATGTGTCCTACACCTGGGGTCACACCATCGACTGGGGCGTGGGTTTTGCTCCGACTTTCGGAAGCACTACGCCGTCTTCGTTCTACAACCGGGACTACCGCGCGGATAAGGCGTCGAGCACGCTGGACCGCCGTCACAACCTGGTCTTCAACTACGTTTTCGCCCCGAAGTTCATGTCGGGCGACAGCGCAGTTGCCAAGTACCTGGTGAATGGCTGGCAGCTTTCGGGTGTGACGCTGTTTGCTTCGTCGCAGCCGCAGGTTCCAACCATCAGCGGCAGCACGCCGGGACTGCTGACCACGTTCAGCATCAACGGACTTGGTGGCAGCAGCCGTGTACCGTTTGTTTCGGCTGACTCGCTGAACATCGGCCCCGTGTACCGCACGGATGCTCGTATCACGAAGACCTTCCCGATCACCGAGCGCGTGAACGTAATGATGGGCTTCGAAGCGTTCAACGTGTTCAACACGCTGATCACGAGCGGCCGCGACACGGCGATGTACGCGGTTTCACGCCCGACTACGGGACCGAACGCTGGCCTGTATGTGCTGGCACCGCGTCCATCGTTTGGCGCGATTTCGACGACCCAGATCACGCCGGACGGAACTACCGCCCGCCGTGCACAGGCGTTGATCCGCATCAACTTCTAA
- a CDS encoding superoxide dismutase, with protein MAFEVPPLPYAYNALEPYIDEQTMHLHHDKHHQAYVDNLNNALKDHADWQKKSVDDILKNLNSVPEAVRTAVRNNGGGHYNHTMFWAIMKPNGGGEPTGKIADVIKGLGGLAAFQEKFNDAGVKRFGSGWAWLVRTSAGKFEITSTANQDNPLSDGNFPIMGNDVWEHAYYLKYQNRRAEYLKAWWNVVNWDEINKRLEQASR; from the coding sequence ATGGCTTTTGAAGTACCACCTCTGCCTTATGCCTACAACGCTCTGGAACCCTACATCGACGAGCAGACCATGCATCTGCATCACGACAAGCATCACCAGGCGTACGTAGATAACCTGAACAACGCGTTGAAAGATCATGCCGACTGGCAGAAGAAATCCGTAGACGACATCCTGAAGAACCTAAATTCGGTTCCGGAAGCCGTCCGCACTGCGGTTCGCAACAACGGCGGTGGCCACTACAACCACACCATGTTCTGGGCCATCATGAAGCCCAATGGCGGCGGTGAACCTACCGGCAAAATTGCCGACGTGATCAAAGGCCTCGGTGGGCTCGCAGCCTTCCAGGAAAAATTCAATGACGCCGGCGTGAAGCGCTTCGGCAGCGGATGGGCATGGCTGGTTCGCACCAGCGCGGGCAAGTTCGAAATCACCAGCACCGCAAACCAGGACAATCCCCTCTCCGACGGCAACTTCCCCATCATGGGCAACGATGTCTGGGAGCACGCCTACTATCTCAAGTATCAGAACCGTCGCGCCGAGTACCTCAAGGCGTGGTGGAACGTCGTCAATTGGGACGAGATCAACAAGCGACTGGAGCAAGCTTCCCGGTAA
- a CDS encoding NAD(P)/FAD-dependent oxidoreductase: MGAGAAGLMCAIEAGQRGRRVAVLDHADRIGKKILISGGGRCNFTNIHCRPENFLSNNPHFAKSALARYTPSDFIDLVKRHRVPFHEKTLGQLFCDQSAHDILTMLEEECRRAHVQIIPKQKIVEITRPSLYVIRTDSREFRAPALVIATGGLSIPKIGATSFGYDVARQFDLKIVPTRPALVPFVLNATDRKLWCDLAGVATEVIASADHQQFREKLLITHRGLSGPAMLQVSSYWKESQPITIDLLPSRRISDGLKSAKRDLTSLKSVLRSDLPHRFADRFVDNHPPAKFTNPALDDFERHLHHWTIVPEGTEGYAKAEVTAGGVNTDELSARTMESRKVPGLYFIGEVVDVTGHLGGFNFQWAWASGFSAGQAI; encoded by the coding sequence ATCGGCGCAGGCGCCGCCGGACTCATGTGCGCCATCGAAGCCGGCCAGCGAGGACGTCGCGTCGCCGTCCTCGACCACGCTGACCGCATCGGCAAGAAGATCCTCATCTCCGGCGGCGGGCGCTGCAACTTCACTAACATCCACTGTCGCCCAGAAAACTTCCTGTCCAACAACCCGCATTTCGCGAAGTCAGCCCTCGCGCGCTACACACCGTCGGATTTCATCGATCTCGTCAAGCGTCATCGGGTTCCCTTTCACGAGAAGACGCTCGGACAACTGTTTTGCGACCAGTCCGCGCACGACATCCTCACCATGCTGGAGGAAGAGTGTCGCCGTGCTCACGTGCAGATCATCCCGAAGCAGAAGATCGTCGAAATAACGCGGCCCAGCCTCTACGTCATCCGTACCGACTCCCGGGAATTCCGCGCGCCCGCACTCGTCATCGCAACCGGTGGGCTTTCCATCCCGAAAATCGGTGCCACCTCGTTCGGCTACGATGTCGCTCGGCAGTTCGATCTTAAGATCGTCCCCACTCGCCCCGCGCTTGTGCCGTTTGTCCTCAATGCCACCGATCGCAAGCTCTGGTGCGACCTCGCCGGAGTCGCCACCGAAGTCATCGCCTCCGCTGACCACCAGCAGTTTCGCGAAAAGCTCCTCATCACCCACCGCGGACTGAGCGGCCCCGCTATGCTCCAGGTCTCCTCATATTGGAAGGAATCGCAGCCGATTACGATCGACCTTCTGCCAAGCCGTCGTATCTCCGACGGGCTCAAGTCCGCAAAGCGTGATCTGACTTCACTCAAGTCAGTCCTCCGCTCCGACCTTCCGCATCGCTTCGCCGATCGATTCGTGGACAACCACCCACCCGCCAAATTCACCAATCCCGCGCTCGACGACTTCGAGCGCCATCTTCACCACTGGACCATTGTCCCCGAGGGCACCGAAGGGTACGCCAAGGCCGAAGTCACGGCTGGTGGCGTGAACACCGACGAACTCTCCGCCAGGACCATGGAATCGCGCAAAGTACCCGGCCTTTACTTCATCGGCGAGGTCGTCGACGTCACCGGGCACCTCGGTGGATTCAACTTCCAGTGGGCCTGGGCTTCCGGCTTTAGCGCCGGACAGGCGATCTAA